In one window of Chloroflexota bacterium DNA:
- a CDS encoding PadR family transcriptional regulator: MVLPLKPARGGFLRAFRCGWFISEFLLGHGPEGSPIIDPAVGAPQAEICYHYKMALIRATAMDRAARREERLARHEKRAISPDNIEELAKMYVARSPYKASGVRYHSFVVYFSTLRRLGWVEFSGKEESSAFQDHYPQGPPRRYYRLTAAGMAAPDSAWRDPFSTLYGGG, encoded by the coding sequence GTGGTCCTGCCCCTGAAGCCAGCCAGGGGCGGCTTTCTGCGGGCTTTCCGCTGCGGCTGGTTCATCAGCGAGTTCCTGCTGGGCCACGGCCCCGAGGGCTCACCGATCATAGACCCAGCCGTGGGCGCTCCACAGGCTGAGATCTGCTACCACTACAAGATGGCCCTCATCAGGGCCACTGCAATGGACAGGGCCGCGAGGAGGGAAGAGCGGCTGGCGCGCCACGAGAAGCGCGCCATAAGCCCCGACAACATCGAGGAGCTGGCAAAGATGTACGTGGCACGGTCTCCATACAAGGCCAGCGGAGTCCGCTATCACTCCTTTGTAGTCTACTTCTCCACCCTCCGCAGACTGGGCTGGGTGGAGTTCAGCGGGAAGGAGGAGTCCTCAGCCTTCCAGGACCACTATCCCCAGGGTCCGCCCCGGAGGTACTACCGCCTCACGGCTGCAGGCATGGCCGCCCCGGACTCCGCCTGGAGAGACCCCTTCTCCACCCTCTACGGGGGCGGCTGA
- a CDS encoding APC family permease — protein sequence MNKNRESDRLGHRRPGDRVVRLHRGRASHLRRVLGIPSLYSVGYGNVGSSIYYALGLVALWALGATPVALGVAGIFFIFTALTYAEGTAMFPEAGGSASFARHAFNDLFGFLAGWSLIFGYIVTIAISAFAIPPYLGYFWAPLKESLLLGPAIAMGIVFFLVLINIVGIKESSFLNVALSLLDILTQIAIVVVGFVLLFDWPLLKGRILDFWPSPSKLVFGIAIATIAFTGIESVSQMAEETRRPERRVPAALILMVVTVLVLFAGISLVGLSVMTPDQLAGEWARDPVAGIADGLREAIHSEEIALSVAREPAQVIIIHWLLEVFRNLLRPLVALLAATILLVATNAGLLGISRVAFSMGQHRQLPPIFSRIHHGFKTPYISILVFGLVAILILAQGMRQADIFVKMGGLYAFGSMLSFALAHASVIALRVRHPRHHRPFRLWPNLKIKGWELPWTALLGLLGTVGVWIVVVIMQPYSRWVGTLWILGGLLLYSLYRWGARLSLTKAPPTLEER from the coding sequence GTGAATAAGAACAGAGAGAGCGATAGACTGGGGCATCGCCGGCCGGGGGACAGGGTGGTGAGGCTCCACCGGGGCCGGGCCTCTCACCTGAGGCGGGTCCTGGGCATCCCTTCCCTCTACAGCGTTGGCTACGGCAACGTGGGCTCTTCTATCTACTATGCCCTGGGCCTGGTGGCCCTGTGGGCCCTGGGGGCCACCCCCGTCGCCCTGGGGGTGGCAGGGATATTCTTCATATTCACCGCTCTCACCTATGCCGAGGGCACGGCCATGTTCCCCGAGGCCGGGGGCTCGGCCAGCTTCGCCCGCCATGCCTTCAACGACCTCTTCGGCTTCCTGGCGGGGTGGTCCCTTATCTTCGGCTACATCGTGACCATCGCTATCTCGGCCTTTGCCATCCCCCCATATCTGGGTTACTTCTGGGCCCCCCTCAAAGAGTCCCTCCTCCTGGGCCCGGCCATCGCCATGGGCATTGTCTTCTTTCTTGTCCTCATCAACATCGTGGGGATAAAGGAGTCCTCCTTCCTGAATGTGGCCCTGTCTTTGCTGGACATCCTCACTCAGATAGCCATTGTGGTAGTAGGGTTTGTCCTGCTCTTTGACTGGCCCCTGCTAAAGGGGCGTATCCTGGACTTCTGGCCCTCCCCTTCCAAGCTGGTCTTTGGCATTGCCATCGCCACCATCGCCTTCACTGGAATAGAGTCCGTCTCCCAAATGGCGGAGGAGACCCGTCGCCCCGAGAGGAGGGTGCCCGCGGCCCTCATCCTTATGGTGGTCACGGTGCTGGTCCTATTCGCCGGCATCTCCCTGGTGGGGCTTTCGGTGATGACCCCCGACCAACTGGCGGGGGAGTGGGCCAGGGACCCGGTGGCGGGGATTGCCGATGGGCTGAGGGAGGCCATCCACTCCGAGGAGATAGCTCTGAGCGTGGCCCGGGAGCCGGCCCAGGTAATCATCATCCACTGGCTCCTGGAGGTATTCCGCAACCTCTTGCGCCCCCTGGTGGCCCTGTTGGCGGCCACCATCCTGCTTGTCGCCACCAATGCGGGGCTCCTGGGCATCTCCCGGGTGGCCTTCTCCATGGGACAGCACCGCCAGCTCCCCCCCATCTTCAGCCGTATCCACCACGGCTTCAAGACCCCCTACATCTCCATCCTGGTCTTTGGGCTGGTGGCCATCCTCATCCTGGCCCAGGGGATGAGGCAGGCCGATATTTTTGTGAAGATGGGTGGCCTCTACGCCTTCGGCTCCATGCTCTCCTTCGCCCTGGCCCACGCCTCTGTCATTGCCCTGCGGGTGCGTCACCCCCGTCATCACCGCCCCTTCAGGCTCTGGCCCAACCTGAAGATAAAGGGCTGGGAGCTCCCCTGGACCGCCCTGCTGGGTCTCCTGGGCACCGTGGGTGTATGGATAGTCGTTGTCATAATGCAGCCCTACAGCCGCTGGGTGGGCACCCTCTGGATTCTGGGAGGACTGCTCCTCTATTCCCTCTACCGCTGGGGGGCACGCCTTTCTCTCACCAAGGCCCCACCGACCCTGGAGGAGAGGTAG
- a CDS encoding universal stress protein has translation MEFHKILVPVGGTTVDEDALDLAISLARKNKAKVLVIYVVEVGRGLPLDVSLAGETKKGNEVLNKAEELATEADYEVEVDLLQSRDVGPAIVDEAVEREMDLIVMGIPYKRRFGEFDLGRVVPYVLKNAPCRVMVLREPGGG, from the coding sequence GTGGAGTTTCATAAAATCCTGGTCCCGGTGGGGGGCACCACGGTGGATGAGGACGCCCTGGACCTGGCCATATCCCTCGCCAGGAAAAACAAGGCCAAGGTTCTGGTAATATATGTAGTGGAGGTGGGCCGGGGCCTGCCCCTGGATGTGTCTTTGGCCGGGGAGACGAAAAAGGGGAACGAGGTGCTGAACAAGGCAGAGGAACTGGCCACGGAGGCGGACTATGAGGTGGAGGTGGACCTCCTCCAGTCCCGGGACGTGGGCCCGGCTATTGTGGACGAGGCGGTGGAGAGGGAGATGGACCTGATAGTCATGGGCATACCCTATAAGAGGCGCTTTGGCGAGTTTGACCTGGGGAGGGTTGTGCCCTATGTCCTCAAGAACGCCCCCTGCCGGGTGATGGTGCTCAGGGAGCCCGGGGGGGGATAG
- a CDS encoding site-specific integrase, translated as MKGCIVQRSKGTWRLLFDAGRDPQTGRRRQRSVTVRGTKKDAERKLRELLHSLETGSYVKPARVTLGQYLRQWLKGQTNLRPSTLAGYTSKVERHLIPELGQLPLTELRPQHLQAFYQKTLETGRIQGGRLSSSTVNQCHRILGKALADAVRLELVSRNVALAATPPRPGRHEMRFMNQAETLRFLETARGTDYYPLFYTLLFSGLRRSEALGLRWRDLDLTLGHLSVAQAMHTLKGGEIAFCEPKTAKGRRLVSLPPSLAILLRQHRENHEAVRAALGTTLGDDDLVFAWPDGRPMLPDTVSHAWEKVAQKAGLEGVRMHDARHTHASLMLAQGVHPKIVSERLGHATIAITLDTYSHVTPGLQEAAARAFEEGLGLPGGTSRALPEGLRQGAPR; from the coding sequence ATGAAAGGGTGTATTGTCCAGAGGAGCAAGGGGACCTGGCGTCTGCTATTTGACGCGGGCCGTGACCCGCAGACGGGGAGACGCCGCCAGAGGTCTGTCACAGTCCGGGGGACAAAGAAGGACGCCGAGAGGAAACTGAGGGAGCTCTTGCACTCCCTGGAGACGGGAAGCTATGTCAAACCTGCCAGAGTCACCCTGGGACAATACCTGCGCCAATGGCTGAAAGGGCAGACCAATCTCAGGCCCTCCACGTTGGCGGGGTACACGAGCAAAGTTGAACGTCACCTTATCCCGGAGTTGGGCCAACTTCCATTGACTGAGCTTCGCCCCCAGCACCTCCAGGCGTTCTATCAGAAGACGTTAGAGACAGGGCGGATACAGGGCGGCAGGCTCAGCTCGTCCACGGTGAACCAATGTCATAGGATACTCGGCAAGGCCCTTGCTGACGCTGTGCGCCTCGAGCTGGTGAGCCGGAATGTGGCCCTGGCTGCTACGCCCCCGCGTCCCGGCCGTCACGAAATGAGGTTCATGAATCAGGCGGAGACTTTGCGCTTTCTGGAGACAGCCCGAGGGACAGACTATTACCCGCTCTTCTACACGCTGCTATTCAGCGGCTTGCGCAGGAGCGAGGCGTTGGGGCTCAGATGGCGCGATCTTGACTTAACTCTGGGGCATCTGTCCGTTGCCCAGGCCATGCACACCTTGAAGGGCGGCGAGATAGCCTTCTGTGAACCCAAGACGGCGAAGGGTAGGCGTTTGGTATCCCTTCCCCCCTCCCTGGCCATCCTACTGCGCCAGCACCGGGAGAACCACGAAGCGGTAAGGGCCGCATTGGGAACGACACTCGGGGATGATGACCTGGTATTCGCCTGGCCCGATGGCCGCCCCATGCTCCCCGATACCGTGTCTCACGCCTGGGAGAAGGTAGCGCAGAAGGCGGGCCTTGAAGGCGTTCGGATGCACGATGCCCGGCATACCCACGCCTCCCTAATGTTGGCCCAGGGCGTTCACCCCAAAATAGTCTCGGAGCGTCTGGGCCATGCCACAATAGCTATAACCCTAGACACCTATTCCCATGTCACCCCCGGCCTCCAGGAGGCGGCGGCCAGGGCTTTTGAAGAGGGGCTGGGTCTGCCAGGCGGGACATCCAGGGCCCTCCCCGAGGGCCTCAGGCAGGGTGCCCCGAGGTAG
- a CDS encoding HNH endonuclease, with product MFDDDKPKRKRKAIPKPLKEATWKKYFGPEAEGRCYVCKTAITVFNFDAGHNKASVKGGKDKLENLRPICHQCNLAMGTMSIETYKAKHYGRGKTKRTKAQASSVDIVGKVQSYLLKQGFQLPSKKYAFDVLGKKEGGLFGTDKYLAVDEMETVTEKGIAAFMKKIGQFNKTISAGSLIDTPIVEGLVAHTGILPEGSKALVKGFKPAITFKKF from the coding sequence TTGTTTGATGATGACAAACCGAAGAGGAAACGGAAGGCAATCCCAAAGCCTCTCAAGGAAGCCACGTGGAAGAAGTATTTCGGCCCGGAAGCCGAGGGACGTTGCTATGTATGCAAAACGGCCATCACCGTATTTAATTTTGATGCAGGTCATAACAAAGCCTCTGTGAAAGGTGGAAAAGACAAGTTAGAAAATCTGCGGCCAATCTGCCACCAATGCAACCTCGCGATGGGCACAATGTCAATCGAGACCTACAAAGCGAAACACTACGGTAGGGGGAAGACCAAGCGGACAAAAGCACAGGCATCCTCCGTGGACATTGTGGGGAAGGTGCAGAGTTACCTTCTGAAGCAGGGATTCCAGCTACCTTCTAAGAAGTATGCGTTTGATGTCCTTGGGAAGAAGGAAGGAGGATTATTCGGCACGGACAAATATCTGGCGGTTGATGAAATGGAGACGGTCACTGAAAAGGGAATCGCGGCCTTCATGAAGAAGATAGGCCAGTTCAACAAGACAATTTCAGCAGGGTCCCTGATTGACACGCCAATTGTTGAGGGTCTTGTTGCCCACACAGGAATACTACCGGAGGGCTCCAAAGCTCTCGTCAAGGGGTTCAAGCCAGCCATAACGTTCAAGAAGTTCTAG
- a CDS encoding TrkA family potassium uptake protein, whose amino-acid sequence MNVLIMGCGRVGARLASSLDAQGHKVTVLDVDAYSFRRLLPTFGGTALLGDGTDEEALRKAGIEKADAFVALTQGDNRNILAAQIAKHLFQVPRVLCRIYDPLRRDLYEALGLEAIGPTTIIAETFRKRLAG is encoded by the coding sequence ATGAATGTACTCATCATGGGCTGTGGCCGGGTGGGGGCCCGGCTGGCCTCCTCGCTGGATGCCCAGGGGCATAAGGTGACCGTTCTGGATGTGGATGCCTACAGCTTCCGCCGCCTCCTTCCCACCTTTGGTGGCACCGCCCTCCTGGGGGATGGCACCGACGAGGAAGCCCTGAGAAAGGCGGGAATCGAGAAGGCCGATGCCTTTGTGGCCCTCACCCAGGGGGACAACCGGAATATCCTGGCTGCGCAGATAGCCAAACACCTCTTTCAGGTCCCCAGGGTCCTGTGCCGCATCTATGACCCCCTGCGCCGGGACCTCTACGAGGCCCTGGGGCTGGAGGCCATCGGCCCCACTACCATAATAGCCGAGACCTTCAGGAAAAGGCTGGCGGGTTGA
- a CDS encoding helix-turn-helix domain-containing protein, with amino-acid sequence MGTEERLTVTVPEAARLLGIGRGLAYELARLGELPCLRFGRRLVIPRAALTEMLASAANKGPAPTVDEPASGGHSLRHGFPSDLDGGPTPRSGRELKTRKSTAGDATTA; translated from the coding sequence ATGGGCACCGAGGAGCGCCTCACTGTTACGGTTCCCGAAGCTGCCCGGCTCTTGGGGATCGGACGCGGACTCGCCTACGAACTTGCCCGTCTTGGCGAACTTCCGTGCCTTAGGTTCGGTCGCCGTCTGGTGATCCCGAGGGCGGCCCTCACCGAGATGCTGGCCAGTGCGGCAAACAAGGGGCCCGCTCCGACCGTTGATGAGCCGGCCTCGGGGGGACATTCTCTCAGACACGGCTTTCCTTCCGACCTGGACGGCGGGCCAACGCCCCGCTCCGGCCGTGAACTCAAGACGCGCAAGTCGACAGCCGGAGACGCAACTACCGCGTGA
- the pheA gene encoding prephenate dehydratase — MARKVAFLGPQGTFTEEAALLHSPQAELVPFPSIPAVAAAVDTGMADEGVVPIENSIEGSVNDTLDILIYESRVLIHRELILPIEHYLLAKPGTNSHEIRTIFSHPQALAQCRRFLERCFPKAQAVAALSTAAAVEEMMKDSAPSAAIGTRRAAQLWGAQILAQGIQDYKPNITRFVVLALHDHPPTGRDKTSLCFSFAEDRPGQLKGVMEEFASRQINLAKIESRPLKESFGRYFFLVDLEGHREDPPVAQALANIKARTILFKVFGSYPKYEQ; from the coding sequence ATGGCCAGGAAGGTAGCCTTTCTGGGGCCCCAGGGCACCTTCACCGAGGAGGCGGCCCTCCTCCATAGCCCCCAGGCCGAGCTTGTCCCCTTCCCCAGCATCCCCGCTGTAGCCGCCGCAGTGGATACGGGGATGGCCGATGAAGGGGTGGTGCCCATTGAGAATAGCATTGAGGGCTCGGTCAATGATACCCTGGACATCCTTATCTACGAGTCCCGGGTCCTCATCCACCGGGAACTCATCCTGCCCATAGAGCATTACCTCCTGGCGAAGCCGGGGACCAACTCCCACGAGATAAGGACCATCTTCTCCCATCCCCAGGCCCTGGCCCAGTGCCGCCGCTTTCTGGAGAGGTGCTTCCCCAAGGCCCAGGCCGTGGCCGCCCTCTCCACTGCCGCTGCCGTGGAGGAGATGATGAAGGACTCCGCCCCCTCCGCTGCCATCGGCACCCGCCGGGCCGCCCAGCTCTGGGGTGCCCAAATCCTGGCCCAGGGCATCCAGGACTACAAGCCCAACATCACCCGCTTTGTGGTCCTGGCCCTCCACGACCATCCCCCCACCGGCCGGGACAAGACCTCTCTCTGCTTCTCCTTTGCTGAAGACCGCCCCGGCCAACTCAAGGGGGTCATGGAGGAGTTTGCCTCCCGCCAGATAAACCTGGCCAAGATTGAGTCCCGCCCCCTCAAGGAGAGCTTTGGCCGCTACTTCTTCCTGGTGGACCTGGAGGGGCACCGGGAGGACCCTCCGGTGGCCCAGGCCCTGGCCAACATCAAGGCCAGGACCATCCTCTTCAAGGTCTTCGGCTCCTACCCAAAATACGAGCAGTAG
- a CDS encoding TrkA family potassium uptake protein, with protein sequence MYIVVVGGGNIGYHLARSLLSEGHEVLVIEKDAQRCERISEELGSITLRGDGCEVATLETAGAGRADMLVAVTDHDEDNLVSCQVARHRFEVKRTVARVANPKLVPIFRRLGVDCVVSSTMLIMEHIEHEVPTHPLIHLLTLTDAQMEIVEVRIPPKSAAVGRKVKDLPLPSGTTLSLLIRRQQRPQIPTPETVLQAGDQVVAVTLPELEEALKLVLTETAG encoded by the coding sequence ATGTACATCGTGGTGGTAGGTGGCGGCAATATTGGCTATCACCTGGCCCGGAGCCTCCTCTCAGAGGGGCACGAGGTCCTGGTCATTGAGAAGGACGCCCAGAGGTGCGAGCGTATCAGCGAGGAGCTGGGGAGCATCACCCTGCGGGGGGATGGCTGTGAGGTGGCCACCCTGGAGACGGCGGGGGCGGGGCGGGCCGATATGCTTGTCGCCGTTACCGACCATGACGAGGACAACCTGGTCTCCTGCCAGGTGGCCAGGCACCGCTTTGAGGTGAAGCGGACCGTGGCCCGGGTGGCCAATCCCAAGCTGGTGCCCATCTTCCGGAGACTGGGCGTTGACTGTGTGGTGAGTTCCACCATGCTCATCATGGAGCACATTGAACATGAGGTCCCCACCCATCCCCTCATACATCTCCTCACCCTTACTGACGCCCAGATGGAGATCGTGGAGGTGAGGATACCCCCCAAATCGGCGGCGGTGGGCAGGAAAGTGAAGGACCTGCCCCTTCCCTCCGGCACTACCCTTTCCCTCCTCATCCGCCGTCAGCAGAGGCCCCAGATCCCCACCCCGGAGACCGTCCTCCAGGCCGGGGATCAGGTGGTGGCGGTGACCCTGCCGGAGCTGGAGGAGGCCCTGAAGCTGGTGCTGACGGAGACTGCGGGGTGA
- a CDS encoding tyrosine-type recombinase/integrase → MKSYLEPDEVKSLEDAANNLRDRLLIRLLSHLGSRVTEALRIAVEDVDLVSGTVTIQHLKTRMRLSCPQCETRLGRSHSFCPKCGSKVEKMVAEEREHRRVRTLPVDRETLDMLQDYIQRGGPVTKDGRQLLFGIGRGQAWRVVSECARRAGLGALLNPDSGRKRGVSPHRLRDAFAVHAMKVDDSGDGLRLLQEHLGHVSFNTTARYRKVAGEEHRQWYDKLWGKPVGEEPLGE, encoded by the coding sequence GTGAAGAGCTACCTTGAGCCTGACGAGGTGAAGTCTCTGGAGGATGCCGCCAACAACCTCCGGGACCGGTTGTTGATTAGGCTGTTGTCTCACCTGGGATCCCGCGTGACTGAGGCCCTGCGTATCGCGGTAGAAGACGTTGACCTAGTCAGCGGAACGGTCACTATCCAGCACCTGAAGACACGTATGCGGCTCTCTTGCCCTCAGTGCGAGACCAGGCTTGGCAGGAGCCACAGCTTCTGTCCCAAGTGCGGGTCGAAGGTGGAGAAGATGGTCGCTGAGGAAAGGGAGCATCGCCGGGTCAGAACCCTGCCCGTCGACCGAGAAACGCTGGATATGCTCCAGGACTACATACAGCGGGGCGGCCCCGTCACGAAGGATGGCAGACAACTCCTCTTCGGTATCGGCCGTGGCCAGGCATGGCGGGTGGTCTCGGAGTGCGCCCGCCGGGCGGGATTGGGCGCACTGCTCAATCCGGACTCCGGCAGAAAGAGGGGAGTGAGTCCGCATAGGTTGCGGGATGCCTTCGCCGTGCACGCCATGAAGGTTGATGACTCTGGAGACGGCCTTAGGCTGCTGCAGGAACATCTGGGTCATGTCAGCTTCAACACGACCGCCAGATACAGGAAGGTGGCTGGCGAGGAGCACAGGCAGTGGTATGACAAGCTCTGGGGCAAGCCGGTAGGTGAGGAGCCCTTAGGTGAATAG
- a CDS encoding tautomerase family protein translates to MPIVRVSMHSGRTAAQKAELARAITEAIVKIARTTPEATTVIFEDVPRENWATGGTLSSTPPKA, encoded by the coding sequence ATGCCCATAGTGAGGGTATCCATGCATTCCGGTCGCACCGCGGCCCAGAAGGCGGAGCTGGCCCGGGCCATCACCGAGGCCATCGTCAAAATCGCCCGCACCACCCCCGAGGCCACCACCGTCATCTTTGAGGACGTCCCCAGGGAGAACTGGGCCACAGGGGGGACCCTCTCCTCCACGCCCCCCAAGGCTTGA